A genomic window from Camelus ferus isolate YT-003-E chromosome X, BCGSAC_Cfer_1.0, whole genome shotgun sequence includes:
- the DKC1 gene encoding H/ACA ribonucleoprotein complex subunit DKC1 isoform X3 — MRKEIQHAEEFLIKPESKVAQLDTSQWPLLLKNFDKLNVRTTHYTPLPCGSNPLKREIGDYIRTGFINLDKPSNPSSHEVVAWIRRILRVEKTGHSGTLDPKVTGCLIVCIERATRLVKSQQSAGKEYVGIVRLHNAIEGGTQLSRGLETLTGALFQRPPLIAAVKRQLRVRTIYESKMIEYDPERRLGIFWVSCEAGTYIRTLCVHLGLLLGVGGQMQELRRVRSGVMSEKDHMVTMHDVLDAQWLYDNHKDESYLRRVVYPLEKLLTSHKRLVMKDSAVNAICYGAKIMLPGVLRYEDGIEVNQEIVVITTKGEAICMAVALMTTAVISTCDHGIVAKIKRVIMERDTYPRKWGLGPKASQKRLMIKQGLLDKHGKPTDSTPAAWTQEYVDYSDSVKREVVAKAAKAPQVADEAVKASKRKRESESDDTSPVAPQLVKKEKKKKKDKKAKVALESAGQPGDGDSDTTKKKKKKKKIKVEMVSE; from the exons AATTTCGATAAGCTAAATGTAAGGACAACACATTATACGCCTCTTCCTTGTGGATCAAATCCTCTGAAAAGGGAGATTGGAGACTATATCAG GACGGGTTTTATTAATCTTGACAAGCCCTCCAACCCCTCTTCCCATGAGGTGGTAGCCTGGATCCGACGAATTCTTCGGGTAGAGAAGACAGGCCACAGTGGTACCTTGGATCCCAAGGTGACTGGTTGTTTAATAGTGTGCATTGAACGAGCCACTCGCTTGGTGAAATCACAGCAGAGTGCAG GCAAAGAGTATGTGGGAATTGTCCGGCTGCACAATGCTATTGAAGGGGGGACGCAACTTTCTAGG GGCCTAGAAACCCTGACAGGTGCCTTATTCCAGCGCCCCCCACTTATTGCTGCAGTCAAGAGGCAACTACGAGTGCGGACTATCTACGAGAGCAAAATGATTGAGTATGACCCTGAAAGGAGATTAG GAATCTTCTGGGTGAGTTGTGAGGCCGGCACTTACATTCGGACGTTGTGTGTGCACCTTGGGTTGTTACTGGGAGTTGGCGGCCAGATGCAGGAACTTCGGAGGGTTCGTTCTGGAGTCATGAGTGAAAAG GACCACATGGTGACGATGCATGACGTGCTTGATGCCCAGTGGCTGTATGACAACCACAAGGATGAGAGCTACCTGCGACGAGTTGTGTACCCATTGGAAAAACTGCTGACATCTCATAAACGACTAGTTATGAAGGACAGCGCC GTGAATGCAATCTGCTATGGGGCGAAGATCATGCTTCCGGGTGTTCTCCGATATGAGGATGGCATTGAAGTCAATCAAGAGATTGTGGTCATCACCACCAAAGGGGAAGCAATTTGCATGG CTGTTGCATTAATGACCACGGCAGTGATTTCCACCTGTGACCACGGTATAGTGGCCAAGATCAAGAGAGTGATCATGGAGAGAGACACTTACCCTCGGAAGTGGGGCTTAGGTCCAAAA GCCAGTCAGAAGAGGCTGATGATCAAGCAGGGCCTTCTGGACAAGCATGGCAAGCCCACGGATAGCACACCGGCCGCCTGGACACAGGAGTATGTAGACTACAG CGATTCTGTGAAGAGAGAGGTGGTGGCCAAAGCAGCGAAGGCCCCGCAGGTGGCTGATGAAGCGGTGAAAGCCTCGAAG CGGAAGCGAGAGAGTGAAAGTGACGATACCTCTCCAGTGGCTCCACAGCTGgtcaagaaggagaagaagaagaagaaggacaaGAAGGCCAAAGTGGCCCTGGAGAGCGCGGGCCAGCCAGGCGATGGG gaCAGTGACAccaccaaaaagaagaaaaagaagaagaaaataaaagtggaaatgGTTTCCGAGTAG
- the DKC1 gene encoding H/ACA ribonucleoprotein complex subunit DKC1 isoform X2, whose amino-acid sequence MRKKHKKKKERKSLPEEDVAEIQHAEEFLIKPESKVAQLDTSQWPLLLKNFDKLNVRTTHYTPLPCGSNPLKREIGDYIRTGFINLDKPSNPSSHEVVAWIRRILRVEKTGHSGTLDPKVTGCLIVCIERATRLVKSQQSAGKEYVGIVRLHNAIEGGTQLSRGLETLTGALFQRPPLIAAVKRQLRVRTIYESKMIEYDPERRLGIFWVSCEAGTYIRTLCVHLGLLLGVGGQMQELRRVRSGVMSEKDHMVTMHDVLDAQWLYDNHKDESYLRRVVYPLEKLLTSHKRLVMKDSAVNAICYGAKIMLPGVLRYEDGIEVNQEIVVITTKGEAICMAVALMTTAVISTCDHGIVAKIKRVIMERDTYPRKWGLGPKASQKRLMIKQGLLDKHGKPTDSTPAAWTQEYVDYSDSVKREVVAKAAKAPQVADEAVKASKRKRESESDDTSPVAPQLVKKEKKKKKDKKAKVALESAGQPGDGDSDTTKKKKKKKKIKVEMVSE is encoded by the exons AATTTCGATAAGCTAAATGTAAGGACAACACATTATACGCCTCTTCCTTGTGGATCAAATCCTCTGAAAAGGGAGATTGGAGACTATATCAG GACGGGTTTTATTAATCTTGACAAGCCCTCCAACCCCTCTTCCCATGAGGTGGTAGCCTGGATCCGACGAATTCTTCGGGTAGAGAAGACAGGCCACAGTGGTACCTTGGATCCCAAGGTGACTGGTTGTTTAATAGTGTGCATTGAACGAGCCACTCGCTTGGTGAAATCACAGCAGAGTGCAG GCAAAGAGTATGTGGGAATTGTCCGGCTGCACAATGCTATTGAAGGGGGGACGCAACTTTCTAGG GGCCTAGAAACCCTGACAGGTGCCTTATTCCAGCGCCCCCCACTTATTGCTGCAGTCAAGAGGCAACTACGAGTGCGGACTATCTACGAGAGCAAAATGATTGAGTATGACCCTGAAAGGAGATTAG GAATCTTCTGGGTGAGTTGTGAGGCCGGCACTTACATTCGGACGTTGTGTGTGCACCTTGGGTTGTTACTGGGAGTTGGCGGCCAGATGCAGGAACTTCGGAGGGTTCGTTCTGGAGTCATGAGTGAAAAG GACCACATGGTGACGATGCATGACGTGCTTGATGCCCAGTGGCTGTATGACAACCACAAGGATGAGAGCTACCTGCGACGAGTTGTGTACCCATTGGAAAAACTGCTGACATCTCATAAACGACTAGTTATGAAGGACAGCGCC GTGAATGCAATCTGCTATGGGGCGAAGATCATGCTTCCGGGTGTTCTCCGATATGAGGATGGCATTGAAGTCAATCAAGAGATTGTGGTCATCACCACCAAAGGGGAAGCAATTTGCATGG CTGTTGCATTAATGACCACGGCAGTGATTTCCACCTGTGACCACGGTATAGTGGCCAAGATCAAGAGAGTGATCATGGAGAGAGACACTTACCCTCGGAAGTGGGGCTTAGGTCCAAAA GCCAGTCAGAAGAGGCTGATGATCAAGCAGGGCCTTCTGGACAAGCATGGCAAGCCCACGGATAGCACACCGGCCGCCTGGACACAGGAGTATGTAGACTACAG CGATTCTGTGAAGAGAGAGGTGGTGGCCAAAGCAGCGAAGGCCCCGCAGGTGGCTGATGAAGCGGTGAAAGCCTCGAAG CGGAAGCGAGAGAGTGAAAGTGACGATACCTCTCCAGTGGCTCCACAGCTGgtcaagaaggagaagaagaagaagaaggacaaGAAGGCCAAAGTGGCCCTGGAGAGCGCGGGCCAGCCAGGCGATGGG gaCAGTGACAccaccaaaaagaagaaaaagaagaagaaaataaaagtggaaatgGTTTCCGAGTAG
- the MPP1 gene encoding 55 kDa erythrocyte membrane protein isoform X1, whose amino-acid sequence MTLKASEGEGGGSMRTALSDLYLEHLLQKRSRPEAASPQLNAVTEDTCTNGSAAPGSPAQAKGQEVRKVRLIQFEKVTEEPMGITLKLNERQSCTVARILHGGMIHRQGSLHVGDEILEINGTNVTNHSVDQLQKAMKETKGMISLKVIPNQQNRLPVLQMFMRAQFDYDPKKDSLIPCKEAGLKFVTGDIIQIINKDDSNWWQGRVEGSSRGSAGLIPSPELQEWRVASVARSTPSEAPSCSPFGKKKKYKDKYLAKHSSIFDQLDVVSYEEVVRLPAFKRKTLVLIGASGVGRSHIKNALLSQNPEKFAYPAPYTSRLPKKSEEDGKEYHFISTEEMTRSISANEFLEFGSYHGNMFGTKFETVQQIHKQDKIAILDIEPQTLKIVRTAELSPFIVFIAPTDQGPQLPSSALPPPCRPKPCSSCRRTRRPSAASMLTTSTSHSSITASRKPLRTCKKPSTRRAALHSGCLSPGFTKPAEGGTTIQPSSLWSSIPLALRPTGSPQLVLSASSSLQIP is encoded by the exons ATGACGCTCAAGGCGAGCGAGGGCGAGGGCGGGGGCAGCATGCGCACGGCGCTCTCCGACCTCTACCTGGAGCACTTGCTGCAGAAGCGCAGCCGGCCCGAG GCCGCATCGCCCCAGTTGAATGCTGTGACTGAGGACACGTGCACCAATGGCTCTGCGGCCCCCgggagcccagcccaggccaaGGGCCAGGAGGTGCGGAAGGTGCGACTCATACAGTTCGAGAAGGTCACGGAGGAGCCCATG GGCATCACCCTGAAGCTGAATGAGAGGCAGTCGTGCACGGTGGCACGGATTCTGCACGGTGGCATGATTCACAGACAAG gcTCCCTTCACGTCGGGGATGAGATCCTAGAAATCAATGGCACAAACGTGACTAATCACTCGGTAGATCAGCTGCAGAAGGCAATG aaagaaacCAAAGGAATGATCTCATTGAAAGTAATTCCCAACCAGCAAAACCGTCTTCCTGTACTGCAG ATGTTCATGAGAGCACAGTTTGACTATGATCCCAAAAAGGACAGTTTGATCCCTTGCAAGGAGGCGGGACTGAAGTTTGTTACTGGGGACATCATTCAGATCATCAACAAGGATGACAGTAACTGGTGGCAGGGACGGGTGGAGGGCTCCTCCAGGGGCTCAGCAGGGCTGATCCCGTCTCCCGAGCTGCAGGAATG GCGGGTGGCAAGTGTGGCTCGGTCCACCCCTAGCGAAGCTCCGAGCTGCAGTCCCTTCGGCAAGAAGAAGAAGTACAAAGACAAGTACCTGGCCAAGCACAGCTCAA TTTTTGACCAGTTGGATGTTGTTTCCTACGAGGAAGTTGTCCGGCTCCCCGCGTTCAAGAGGAAGACCCTGGTGCTGATCG gagccaGCGGGGTGGGCCGCAGCCACATTAAGAACGCCCTGCTCAGCCAGAACCCAGAGAAGTTCGCGTACCCCGCCCCGT ATACAAGCCGGCTGCCCAAGAAGAGTGAAGAGGACGGGAAGGAGTACCACTTCATCTCCACCGAGGAGATGACCAGGAGCATCTCTGCCAATGAGTTCTTGGAGTTTGGCAGCTACCACGGCAACATGTTTGGCACCAAATTTGAAACAGTGCAGCAGATTCACAAGCAGGACAAGATCGCCATCCTCGACATTGAGCCGCAG ACCTTGAAGATTGTTCGGACGGCAGAACTTTCACCTTTCATCGTGTTTATCGCACCGACCGACCAGGGCCCCCAG CTCCCATCCTCGGCTCTTCCTCCCCCTTGCAGACCGAAGCCCTGCAGCAGCTGCAGAAGGACTCGGAGGCCATCCGCAGCCAGTATGCTCACTACTTCGACCTCTCACTCGTCAATAACGGCGTCGAGGAAACCCTTAAGAACCTGCAAGAAGCCTTCAACCAGGCGTGCAGCTCTCCACAGTGGGTGCCTGTCTCCTGGGTTTACTAAGCCTGCAGAGGGCGGAACTACCATCCAACCCTCCAGCTTATGGAGTTCTATTCCTCTTGCTTTAAGACCAACAGGCTCGCCCCAGCTAGTTCTGTCAGCTTCCAGCTCTCTGCAAATACCCTAA
- the MPP1 gene encoding 55 kDa erythrocyte membrane protein isoform X2 — protein sequence MTLKASEGEGGGSMRTALSDLYLEHLLQKRSRPEAASPQLNAVTEDTCTNGSAAPGSPAQAKGQEVRKVRLIQFEKVTEEPMGITLKLNERQSCTVARILHGGMIHRQGSLHVGDEILEINGTNVTNHSVDQLQKAMKETKGMISLKVIPNQQNRLPVLQMFMRAQFDYDPKKDSLIPCKEAGLKFVTGDIIQIINKDDSNWWQGRVEGSSRGSAGLIPSPELQEWRVASVARSTPSEAPSCSPFGKKKKYKDKYLAKHSSIFDQLDVVSYEEVVRLPAFKRKTLVLIGASGVGRSHIKNALLSQNPEKFAYPAPYTSRLPKKSEEDGKEYHFISTEEMTRSISANEFLEFGSYHGNMFGTKFETVQQIHKQDKIAILDIEPQTLKIVRTAELSPFIVFIAPTDQGPQTEALQQLQKDSEAIRSQYAHYFDLSLVNNGVEETLKNLQEAFNQACSSPQWVPVSWVY from the exons ATGACGCTCAAGGCGAGCGAGGGCGAGGGCGGGGGCAGCATGCGCACGGCGCTCTCCGACCTCTACCTGGAGCACTTGCTGCAGAAGCGCAGCCGGCCCGAG GCCGCATCGCCCCAGTTGAATGCTGTGACTGAGGACACGTGCACCAATGGCTCTGCGGCCCCCgggagcccagcccaggccaaGGGCCAGGAGGTGCGGAAGGTGCGACTCATACAGTTCGAGAAGGTCACGGAGGAGCCCATG GGCATCACCCTGAAGCTGAATGAGAGGCAGTCGTGCACGGTGGCACGGATTCTGCACGGTGGCATGATTCACAGACAAG gcTCCCTTCACGTCGGGGATGAGATCCTAGAAATCAATGGCACAAACGTGACTAATCACTCGGTAGATCAGCTGCAGAAGGCAATG aaagaaacCAAAGGAATGATCTCATTGAAAGTAATTCCCAACCAGCAAAACCGTCTTCCTGTACTGCAG ATGTTCATGAGAGCACAGTTTGACTATGATCCCAAAAAGGACAGTTTGATCCCTTGCAAGGAGGCGGGACTGAAGTTTGTTACTGGGGACATCATTCAGATCATCAACAAGGATGACAGTAACTGGTGGCAGGGACGGGTGGAGGGCTCCTCCAGGGGCTCAGCAGGGCTGATCCCGTCTCCCGAGCTGCAGGAATG GCGGGTGGCAAGTGTGGCTCGGTCCACCCCTAGCGAAGCTCCGAGCTGCAGTCCCTTCGGCAAGAAGAAGAAGTACAAAGACAAGTACCTGGCCAAGCACAGCTCAA TTTTTGACCAGTTGGATGTTGTTTCCTACGAGGAAGTTGTCCGGCTCCCCGCGTTCAAGAGGAAGACCCTGGTGCTGATCG gagccaGCGGGGTGGGCCGCAGCCACATTAAGAACGCCCTGCTCAGCCAGAACCCAGAGAAGTTCGCGTACCCCGCCCCGT ATACAAGCCGGCTGCCCAAGAAGAGTGAAGAGGACGGGAAGGAGTACCACTTCATCTCCACCGAGGAGATGACCAGGAGCATCTCTGCCAATGAGTTCTTGGAGTTTGGCAGCTACCACGGCAACATGTTTGGCACCAAATTTGAAACAGTGCAGCAGATTCACAAGCAGGACAAGATCGCCATCCTCGACATTGAGCCGCAG ACCTTGAAGATTGTTCGGACGGCAGAACTTTCACCTTTCATCGTGTTTATCGCACCGACCGACCAGGGCCCCCAG ACCGAAGCCCTGCAGCAGCTGCAGAAGGACTCGGAGGCCATCCGCAGCCAGTATGCTCACTACTTCGACCTCTCACTCGTCAATAACGGCGTCGAGGAAACCCTTAAGAACCTGCAAGAAGCCTTCAACCAGGCGTGCAGCTCTCCACAGTGGGTGCCTGTCTCCTGGGTTTACTAA